Within Eggerthella timonensis, the genomic segment ACGTGAGGCCGATGGCGAACAGGCCGTCGATGGGTTGGCGATCCTTGGTCAGCACGCGGCACTCGGTGTCCACCAGCAGGCCGCCCGCGGTGCACAGGCCGTCGGCGAACTCCTTCGTGGCGTAGTAGGGCGGCGTGTCGATGGTCATCATCATTTCGCCGGGGAAGTTGAAGTCCTCATCCTTGCCGGCGGCAGCCATCTCGTTCCAGCGCTCGATGGTGGCCGTGAACTGGTCCTCGGGCACCTCCATGAGCTTCGCCAGCTCCTCCAGCGTGTCGGCCTTGAGGGCCTTCTCGCTCATGGCGGCCGCGGTCCACACTTCCTTCGGGCCGTAACACGACGAGCTGGGCGTCCAGATCTTGTCGATCTTCTCGCCGATGGCGCTGTCCACCACGTAGAAGTCGTACGTGCCCGGCTGCGCCTGGATGGCCAGCGCCAAGTGGCCGTACGGCTCGTACTCAGGCGTGAAGCGCTTGCCCAGCTTGTTCACGCGCAGATACGGCATGAGTTGCTCGGGGTCCAGCATGATGGCGTGCGGGAACTCGTCCTCGGCGGCGCCCACCGCCAGGCCCATCTGATGTCCGTCGCCCGTGTTGCCGAACGCGCCCGTCAGCCAGCTGCCCGGCACGCCGCGCGGGCGGCAGCGCTCCTTGAGCATCTGCTGGTTGAACTCGTACCCGCCGGTTGCCAACACCACGCCCTTCGCGCAGTTGTACTGCTCAAAGCCCTGGTCGCTCTGCACGATGACGCCCGTCACCTTGCCCGAATCGTCGGTGACCAGCTGGCAGGCGGGGCAGCTGTAGCGGATCTCCACGCCGGCCTGCTCGAGGATGCCGGCGAGGATGCCCGCCAGCTCGCCCGGAGGGTAGGGCAGGTTGAGCGACGTGTTCCACGAGCGCGACAGCGACGTCTTGTCCCATTCGTCGCGGAAATCGGGGAAGTCGCCCGCGGCGAACGTCAGCGGGTAGTCGTCGGGGTTCTGGTTGTCGAAGTGGCTGATGTACCAGTCCACGGCTTCGCCGTTCTTCTCAAGCCAGTGGCGGTACAGCTCCATGTCGCCTTGGAAGGCGCAATCCACCATGGCGTCGCTGATCCAGGCGTCGGTGTCGTACGTCATGCCCCAATGCTCGTGCAGCTTGGAGTTCGTGCCGCCGATGGTGGCGGAGTTGTAGTTGCCGGTGGTCTGCTTCTCCACGGCCACCGTCTTGAGGCCCTGCTCGGCGCAGGCCAGCGCCGCTGCGTCGCCGGCGGGGCCGAGGCCGCACACCACCACGTCCACGTCGTGCGTGGCTACGATGTCGTTCGCGGCGATGGGCTCGGCCACGAAGGCGATCTTGCCCTCGCCGGCGGCGCCCACCTCCACCTCTTCCACCACGGGCCACACGGCTTGGGCGGGGTCGGTGGTCTGCATGACGCCCGCCGGGGCGCTGCCGGATGCCGAGGCGCCGGATGCGGTTGCCGCCGTCGCGGAGTCGCTTGCGGCGGTCTGCGGCGCGCAGCCGGCGAGCCCCGCGAAGGCGGCGAGGCCGGCGGTTGCGGCCGCTCCCGTCAGAAACGAGCGGCGGCTGAGACGGTTGGACGTGTTCTTGTCAGGCTGGTTCATGAGATCCTCCCTTGTTCGCTTGAAGCCGCGACTGAGGCCGACATGCTCGGCCTTGTGCCCCGTCATGCTTCTCGGCACGGCTTCCTTGTGTTGCAGCATGGCAAACGACGGGTCGAACCGCATCTGACGAAACGGTAGATTTTTGCGTTTTCCCAGGTGAGCATCGTTCGTTGTCGCGGCTTGGCGAGCGCGCATGCGGTAGGATACCCAGAAGCGACCTGATGGGCATGCGCGAGATTGGGGAGGGGGCGCATGATGCGCGCGAACAACGTGAGGGTGGTTTTAGGCTCGGCGCTCTTGTGGGCGTGGGGGTTTCTCTGCTTTCTCAGCCCGGCGCTGTTTCCCGAGCGCGGCGGCCTCGATGCGAGCATCGGCTTGGAATACGGGTTCTTCGCGTCGCAGGCTTCGGTGCTGGTATGCGCGCTCGTCGTGGTGCTCGCGTCGCGCTGGCGGCGCTTCATCGTGAAGCGCGGGGCGTTCTTCGTTGCGGCGCTGCTGGCTGCGCTGACCACGCTCGTGCTGGCGTGGGCGGTGCGCGCGGGTGCGCTGGCCGTGATCGTGGCCTGCGGGGCGATTGACGGCGGAGCGGTCATGCTGCTGGGCGTGGCGTGGGGCGCCCGTTACTCGCTGGGCTCTCGGCGCATGCGCTCGCTCGTGGTGCTGTCGTTTTTGGTGGCGTACCTGTTGTACCTCGTAGTGGCGCAGATCCCCGGTTCGGCGAGCATCGCGCTCGTCTGCGTGCTGCCCCTGGCGTCCTGGGCCCTGTGGCGCAGCGACGCGGCCATGCGCCACGAGCTGTCGTCGGAGGTGTTCCCCTCGCGCGCGATGGGAGACGAGGCCGAGACGCCCGGCGAGTTGATGGCGGGCTCGTGGGAGGCTCGCGTGCTTCCGTGGCGCGCCGTCAGCGTGCTGATCGCGGCCGCGTTCATCGGCAATCTCATGGCGTCGGTGCTGATGGGGCGCTCGTATGCGGGTGTGGACAGCCTGTTCTTCGGCGGTATCGTGGTGTGCGCGAGCATCGCGACCATGGTGCTCGTGCCCCTGACCGCGCGTCGCACGTCGTTTTCGGTTGACGGCGTGTACCGTATCACCGTCACATTCACGGCGGTGGGGCTCGTGGCCATCATGGTATTCGGGACGGCGGCTGTTCCCGTGGGTGGCGCGCTCGTGCAGGGCAGCGCGTTTTTCCTCCAGGTGCTCGTGTTCCTCGTCATCACGCAGAGCACGCAGGAGCTGGGATTGTCGCCGCTACTGTCGTTCAGCGTGGGGCAAGGGCTCATCTCGGGCGTGGTGTTCGCCGGCAACGTGGTGGGCAAGCAAGTGTACGCTCTGTTCGGCTCCGGCGATTTCGTGATGGACGTGATGTGCGGCCTGGGCCTGCTGGCGTTGTTCTTCATGCTGGTGCGCCGCGCGGGCGAAGCGGAATCGGCAGGCGAGCGCTCCTCGGCCGACTCGCCGGCGCCCGTCGAGCCCTCGGGCGACCCGGGCGAGCCCGTGGCCGCCGACCCGGAGTCCGTCGTGCTCGAGCGCGCAGCGCGCTTCGCGCAGAGCCACGGCCTGACGAAGCGCGAGGCCGAGGTGCTGGGCTACCTGGCGCGCGGCCGGACGCTTCCCTACATCGCCGACGCCCTGTTCGTGACTACCGGCACGGTGAAGACCCACACCACCCACATCTACCGCAAGCTCGACGTGAACTCCCGCCAAGAGCTCCTCGACCAGCTGGACGCGTTCGGGTAGGGGCTGGCCCTTGCGGGCTGCGGCGCTTCCCTCTATACTGTAGTACATGTACTACATACGAAGGAGGTGCCATGGAGTCGGTTATGACCGTGCGGTTGAACGGCGACATGAAGGATCGGGCCACCGCGATCATGCGACGCGAAGGCTACACTCCGTCCTCGGCTGTCAGGCGTTTGTTCGAATACACCGTGAAGCACGACGGCCTTCCGTTCGAGAAAAGCGAGAAGCCCGACAAGGACGAGCTGCGCCGTCGCATCGAAGCGTTCGATCGGGTGCATACGAAGCGCCCCCTGACGATAACCGACGAAGAGCTGCGAGACGCGCGTTTGAAGGATCGCTATGGACTTGATGCTTGATACCAGCATCATCCTCGATCATATCGGCCGGCGCGAACCGTTCTACGAGCTGTCTCGCCGCGCGTGCCTGCTGGGCGTGGTGCAGGAAGCGTCCACCTACATCAGCGTAAACATGCTGACCGATATCTACTACCTGCTGCGCAAAGACTACGGCAGCGACGCCGCTCAGGAGATGATCGAGCAAAACCTGTCGTTCCTCCAGGTCGTAGGAGTATCGCCGGAGGATGCAAAGCGTGCTCTCGGCTCGCGCTGGGCGGATTTCGAGGATTGCCTCGTCGCCCAGTGCGCCGCGAAAATCAAGGCGGACTACATCGTCACGCGCAACGTCAAGGACTTCAAAGCCTCGCCCGTCGAAGCGATCACCCCCGAAGAGCTGTTCGCCCGCCTCCGCGTGCAAGGCTTCGACTACGAGGAAATCGACTGGTAGTACGGTTCGAAGATGCCTCGCGCGGCGGGAGGGGCCGGCGGGGCCTAGGCTTGAAACGCGCCGGAGCCGAGGGAGGGAGGATGGCTCCGGCGCGTTCTGGGAAGAGCGCGGCCGGCAGGCGCGAACGCGTGTCGGCCGCCGAGAAGTCGGTTATGCCTCGGCGAGGTCCTTGCCCAGCATGTAGGCGAAGGTGTTGCAGTTCATGCCCAGGTTGTGTCCGCAGATGGCGAAGTTGTAGCAGTTCGCGTAGCTGTCGCCCACCATGATGCCCAGGTTGTACAGGCCCTCGATCGGCTCGTTCTGCTCGTCGCATACTTGCATGTTCTCGTTGGTGCGCAGGCCGCCCGTCACGCAGAGGAAGTTGGCGGGGCTCATCTCGAGCTTGCAACCGTAGAACGGTCCTTCCTTGATGGGTGCGAGGAGCGTCGCGCTTTTGTGGAAGTCGTCATCGTACTTGGCTTCGCACAGCTCGTTGTAACGATCGACCGACTTCTTCGCGTTCTCGGGGTCGAGCCCGTCGAGTTGCGCGATGACCTCCTCGATCGTGTCGCCCTTGACGAACGTCCCCTTCTCCACGTTGCTGTCCCATGAGGCGAGGTATTCCTCAGGCGTGGTCGCGTTCTTGCCCTCGTTCTCCACGATGGTGGTGCCGAACGTTTCCCACGTGTCGAACCAGTTCGCGTAGGCGGTATCCCAGATGCCGTAGCGCGTCATATCGGGCTGCATCATCATGGCGTAGGTGCCGTAGGAGAAGATGACGTCTTCGTTCGAATAGCGCTCGCCCTTCTTGTTGAGCAGCAATCCCGAGAAATCGGCGATGGATTGACGGTAGGGCATGGGGCCCACGGCGTCGATCATCGGCGCGTTCGGGAGCGTTTGCTGCCAGGCGGCGCCTACCCACAGCCCCATCTTCTGGCCGTCGCCCGGTCCGAGACCGCCGAACTGGAACATGGCGTCGTAATCGACCTCGTTGTACTGCAAAAGCGGTGCGACCCAGGAGCAGTACTTCGCCATCATGTCCTGGTTGGCGGAGAAGTCGCCCGTTGCCAGCACGATGGCCTTCTTGCCAACGTACTTCACGAAGTTTCCGTCGGGGTCCTTGGCGACGATGGCGGAAACGCGCCCGGTGTTGTCGTCCTCGCGGATGAGGTACTGGCCGATGGCGCTGTAGTGGATCTGGCCGCCCTGCTCCTTGATCTTTTCCTCGTACATGGCGATGACGAGGTTCTCGCCCGTGGCCGCGCCCGATTCCTTGCCGTCGGTTTGCTCCACCCAGTTATGGGAGCCGGGGTGCGCGGTGAACACGCCCTCGGTATCGGTGTAGCCGATCTCCATCGTGGTGGTGTAGCCCTTCGCCTCCATGAGGTCGATGAGCCAGTTCATGGTGGAGGCGCTGTTGTTGATCCACTTGTACCACTTCTTTTGATCGACGCGGTAGCCGTTGCGCGCCAGCTCCTGGCGGATGAAGCCGTCGATGGTGTCCTTCGTGTAGTCGGTGATGCCCAAGCGCTCGTGGAATTTCGTGCCGATGCCGTGGTTGGAGCCGCCGCGCGCAACCGGCTGGGAGCTGGCGGCGAACAGGATCACGTCGGCTCCCTCTTCCGTAGCGGACGCTGCGCAGGCCAAACCGGAGACGCCTGCGCCTACAACGATGATGTCGGCTTCGTAAGTTTGCGTGATCTCGCTGTCGGCCACGGGCTCGGGCGCGATCTCGAACGACCAGGTTCCCTTGTTGATGGCTTCGGCGCTCAACTGTCCTGCGTTGCCGGACCCCGCCGATGCGTTCGATGCGGCATCGCTCGAGCCGCCCCCGTTTGCCGCGCAGCCCGCCAATCCGAATGCGGCGGTGCCCGCACCTGCAAGCATCGCGCCCTTGAGGAAGCTGCGGCGATCGAACGCCGTTCCCTTGGTGATCATACGGTCCTCCTTACCCCGAGCATGCGGTATTGCATGCTTGTTCAACGGTTCGCAGTCTACGAACATCCCGTTGGCAAACCTCACATGGCATGGGTGAATTTCGCCGTTTTCACCCATGGGAAGGGATGGGGAGGGTATGGTGGCATCATGGGAAGAGCATCGGGGAGGGTGCCATGTTGCGGAAGATCTCGCGCGCGTTCGACGCATACAGCGTCGGGTTCGCCATCTACCTGGTTTTGAGCTCCACGTCGGCATGGGGATTGCTGCATATCGCATCCATGACGTCGCTCTCGTTCAGCGGCATGAGCGGCGGCGAGACTGCGCGGTCGATCGGCTACATCGGCATACTGCTCGCTTTCGGGTTGGGATGCCTCTATTTCCCCTCGCAATGCAAACGCGACACTACCTACCATTCCACGGTGTGCCTCGTGTTGGGATACGCGGGCCTGTTCGCGACGGTATTCGTGCAGAACGCGGCACTGCAGAACCTTTCCGCGTTCCTCGTCGGGGCGGGGTCTTCGCTGTCCTTCGTGATGTGGCAGCGCTTGTTCGCCGAACAGGATGCGGACGATGCGGCGCGACGGATCATCGCCGGGTCCGCTTTGTCGGCGGTGTTCTACCTTATCGTGACGTGCGTCGCCTCGTATTGGCTGTACGCGATCGTAGTGTTTTGCGTCGTCGCACTCAATGCGCTGTTTTTGCGGCGGTGCCGCGGCGACGTGTTCCGGCGGGTGTCTTCGGGAATAGTCGTCGGGCAGAGCGGCGGCACCACGCTCACGAACATCGTGTCCAGCACATGGCGCTACATGCTGTGCATCGCCGCCATCGGATATGTCGGCGGGGTGTCGCGCATGTTCGCCCAGCAAAGCGGCGGCGATTCGGCTGTCTTGAACGTGACGCTCGCCTTGGGCATGCTGGTGGCGGCCGGCGGCCTGGCCTTGGTCTGGGACAAGGTGCGCGGCCGCCTTTCGTTTCCGGCGGTGTACACGGCGGTGTTTCTCGCGGTGATGACCGGTTTCCTGTTCCTGCCGTTCTTCGACGCAGGCTACCGCATGCTGTTCGCCGGCGTGGCGAACGCGGCGTTCTCGCTCGTGTCCATCTTCATGATGATCACCTGCATCAAGATCGCCCATTTGCGGCAAGTGGATCCGATCGCGGTGTTCGGGGTGTTCTCGAGCATCGTATACGGCGGGGTGCTGATCGGCCGCGCGGTGGGCGACGCTTTGGGGCAGACGTACGACGTGTCGCAGATTCTCGTCATCGCGCTCATGTCGACCTACATGCTGTCGTTCGCGGGGGTCGTGGTCAACATGCGACGCAAGGGTAAGGTCGATCGGGCGTTCGATCCCATCGGCGGGACGGCGGATTCTGAGCCTGAAGGGAATGCGTCCTCCGATGAGGACGGTACGGCGGTGCGCGCATCCGACGACCGTCCCGCGCCCCGTCCCCTCGTGCGCAACGTCATCGTGGCGCAGGATATGGTTCCCGTGTACAGCCGGCTGCTGAAGAAGACTTACGGGCTGTCCAATCGCGAGACCGACGTGCTCGAGCTGATCATGCGCGGCCGCGATGTGGCGCGCATGTCGGAGACGTTGTTCGTGTCGGAGAACACCGTGCGCTCGCACTGCAAGAACCTGTATCGGAAGCTCGATGTCCACAATCGTCAGCAGGTGTTCGACTTGGTTGAGGAGTTCAGGAAGAGAGAGGAATACGATGGCGATTGAGATGAAACGCCTGGAAGGGGTCGCGCGCATATTCGACGACCGCTGCGCGCCCGTGAGGGGGGCGCAGCGCCTGCTGCGTAAGGGGCCGTACCGCCTCTACGTCGAGGCGGGCTTCGTCCCGTTCGACGACTATGCCTTCGAGGGGCGGTTCCTTCTGCTGGGGTCGGTGTGCAATGTGGAGGCCCCCACCGGATGCTTGCAGGTGACGGAAGCGCGTGGGAAGTTCTCGGCGACCGATCTGTACCACGTGATCGCGTGCGACGATGACGACGACACCGTCTATCTGCGGCACGTGCTATCGCGCATCCCGGCATCCGCGCATGCGGACATGAGCGGGCAGACCGTGCGCCTCACGGAGAACAGCTTGCGGCATATTCCCGTGCCATGGCCTGAGGCGGACGTTCGCCGCGCGGTGGCGCGGTACTTGGACGAGTGCGAAGCGCGCTGCCGCGAGAGCGCGGCGCGCTGTCGGCGCCTGTTCGAGAAGGGAGTCGCAGTCTACCGCGAAGCCGCCGAGCGTTCGTCGCGGACGATGGAGCTGAGAAGCGCCTGCGCGATGCGCGAGGGCTCGCTCCTTCCGGCCGACAAGCGCAGCGCTCAGGGCGCGTTGCCGGCCGTATCGTCGCAGGGCGTTATGGCGCGTACGGACGAGGAAGGCGTGCGGGAGCCGTGCATCGTCGTGGGGCAGGCGGGGCAGTACCTTGTGGCGTGCATGATGGCCGAAGGCGCGTACCCGTTGGCTGACACGGTGGCCTTGACGACGGACGCGTCTGCCCCGCTGACGGTGGATGCGCTCGTGTTCGCGCTCGCCTCGCTGGGCATCCGTCCGCGCTTGCGCGTGGCCGATCGTGCGGTTGAGGCGCTGGCGCTTCCGCTCGAGAGCCTTGGCTCGTTGGAGATTTCCCTGATCGGGGAGGACGAGCGGGATGAACGGTACGCCGAGATGCGGGCGATTCTCAGCGAGGTCGAAGAGGGCGAGCGCGCGGTGCGGGAGGCGCGCGCCGCCGCCGCAACGCTGGTCGACGACTTGCTTGCTGGGCGCGAAGAGGCGATCAAGCGCTTTGCCGGGCCGACGACGTACGAGGCGCTGGAGGCGCTCGTGCAGGATGTCCGGTCGGATCTCGCCCATGCGGAAGGCGCGGCCGCGTCGTTGTTCGACGCGGCATGGGAGGTGCTGCCGGTACTGTTCGTGCGCCTGGTCGACGACGGTGAGGCCTGGGCGCGCGTCCTCGCAGCCGAGGACGCGCTGGCGCAGGTCGATGCGGAGCTCGAGCGTTTCGCTGCCGAGGACGAGGGGCTGTCGTTCCTGAGCGATCTCGCTTTGAGCGCGTCGTCGTTGGACGCCTCGTCGCAGCGGCGCATGATCGAGCGGGTGCGCGATCTGCGGATCGACCGCGAGGGCGGGACGCTGCTTCGTTGGCTCGCTCTGGGAAACGAGCCTGAGCCGGACGCGCCGTGCCCCGCTTCCCTCAGCGACCTCCTTGCGCGCATCGCGCTCGCGTTCAACCCTTCTGCCGCGCAAGCGTACGACCCGCACCTGGGTGCTGGCGATGCGCTGGCGGCGTTGCGACGCCTCGCCCCCGCAGCGCGCTGCGGGGGCCAGACCGCCCGCTTCTCCGATGCGCTCGCGGCGAAGCTGGCTGCGCGCTGTGAAGGATGGTCCTTCGGCGACGGCGCGCTGGCCGTGGGCTCCGCGTTGACCGAGGACGCGCATGCGGGTGAGCTTGCCGACACGGTGGTGTCGGTGCTGCCTCCCAACCAGGGGGAATGGACCGACCATGCGCCCGACCCCGGCGATGCGCGCTGGAAGTTCGGCGTTCCTCCGCGGAACAAATCGAACCTCGCATGGGTGCAGCAGGCGTTTGCCCATCGGGCTCCGGACGGCATCGCCGTGCTGGCGGCGAGCAATGCCGTGCTGCACGAATCGAGGGGCTGCGAGCCTCAGGTGCGCGCCGCCATGATCGGATCGGGATGCGTCCGCGCGGTCGTGTCCCTGCCCGGGGGCCTGTTCGATGACGGAAGGGCTCCGCTCAGCATCATCGTCCTGGGAGACGAGCGCGCGACGCCGTTCGAGACGCTGTTCGTCAATGCGCTGGAATGCGGCGTGCCGAGCGGATCGACGGCGGCACGCGAGCTTTCGATGGGGGCGCGCGACCGTGTCGTGTCGACCGTGGAGCGGTGGGTTGCGACCGGTTCGTGCGCGCACGTTCCCGGGTTCGCTCGCAGCGTGCCGATGGGCGAGGTTGCCGCCTTGGGCGATCTGACTCCCTGGTCGTACGTGTGACATCGAGAAGCCCCGTGCGGCGGGAGGGGGCCGGCGGGGCTTGGTGCTCGAGGCTCGGGGCTCGCTTGGGCGTGCCCCGAGCCTACGGGGAGGGCTACTTCGCGGAAGCCGTCACGGTATTGACGCGCTCGGCCTCGGGCATCATGGCGCTGACGATCTCGAGATCGGCGATCTCCTTCTCGGCGTCTCCTCCTGCGGCGTTGATGCCGGCGATGCGACCGAACGTCAGGCAGCGGCCGTGGTTCGTGCCGGGGCAGATGGTGGGGTAATCGTTCGAGAAGTACTCGCCGCCCGCGGCGCCGCACACGTACAGGCCCTCGATGGGGTTGTTCTCCTCGTCGAGGATGTGGCACGCCGTGTCCTGGCGCAGGCCGCCCGAGGCGGCAAGCAGCGTGGAGACCAGCTGACCGGCGAAGTACGGCGGCGTGTCGATAGGCCACAGGATCTCAGGACGCTTGCCGAAGTCATCGTCGTTGCCTTTGGCGGCCAGCTCGTTGTAGCGTGCGACGGTAGCCTTCAGCCCTTCGGCGTCGATGCCCGCCTTCTCGGCCAGTTCGTCCAGCGTGTCGGCCTGGAACAGCAGCCCCTGGTCGATCTTCGCCTGACGCAGTTTCAGCTCCACGTCCATGTCGAACGGCACGCCGAAGCGACGGTACTGCTGGTCAGACGAGATGCCGCCCGAGATGCCGTCGTTGCACGACTGAGCGAACGATTCAAGCGAGTTCGCATCGTAGATGGTGAACGCCTTGCCTTCAGGCTGGTACGATTTCACGCACGATTTCGACTGCGTGTTCACGTCCTCGTTCATGAAACGCTGCCCGTTCTTGTTCACGTGCAGGAAGTTATAGCTTTGGGCACCGGATTCCAGGTGGATGGTAGCGCAGTGCGGCTCGGAAGGCTGCATGGCGCCGCCGATCCACATGGCCTGCTTGTGCAGGTCGCCGGTGGAGATGCCGAAAGGGATGTACAGGCGGCTGTCGGCGTGCCAGGTGAAGGGCTGGTAACGCGTGCGCATCTCGTCGTCATCCAGGTAGTCGCCCGTGGCCACGATCACGGACTTCGCGTTGATTTGCTTGTACGAACCCTCCGCGCCCACAATGGCACCCGTAACGGGTCCGTTTCCGTCGCGCAGCAAGCGAGCGCACGGCGTTTCGTAGCGGTACTCCACGCCCAGCTTCTCTCCCTGTTCGATAACCGCGGGGATGAGCACGGCCATCCCAAGGCCCTTGGACACGCCGTCGAGGTACACGAAGTCGGTGGTGTCATCGTAGAAGAAGTGCGTGATGGGCTCCTCGGTGTAGTCGGGGCCCTTGTAGTAGCCGGCCCACAGCGTGGGCTGCAAGCCCGACTCGGCCACGAGGTCCACGAGCCAGTCCATGCACGCGCCTGACTTCTTTGCGAATTGCCATAGCAGCGGCTCTTTCACGCGACCCGTGGCCCATTCGGTCAGCCGGCGCACGATGTGCGCGTAGTCGGCCTCCTCGAACCAGCCTTCTTCGACATACTGCTTCACGATCTTCGAGCCGTATGCGGTGATGTGTCCGCCGCGGCCGGAATACGTGTTGCACTTCTCGATGCAAAGCGTTTTCGCGCCTTCCTGCGCAGCGGCGACCGAGGCGATGGCGCCTGCGAATCCGCAGCCCACCACGAGCACGTCCACATCCTCGGTACCGGTGATCTGATCGGCGGGAATGTCGGCCGGGGGCGTCATGAACGACCACTCGACGGCAGCGTTCGCGCCCAACGGGTTGTTGGCGAGGCTCGCGGAATCGGCCGCGCCGCCAGCCGACGCCGTGCCCTCGGCCCCCTTGCTCTCGGCGGCTTGGGTGCCGCTGGGCGCGCAACCGGCGAGGCCGGCTCCTGCGGCACCCAAGCCGGCCAGGCCCGCTCCGATGAGGAACTGGCGGCGAGAAACTCCCGTTGAGGCGTGTGCGGCGCATTCGTTTTTCGACATGATTGAACTCCCTCTCTCCCTGATGCTCGCTGATCGACTACGGTGGACGCGGTCGATCTCCTGGCGCAGACCATACCGAAGCTGCGGCGCGCCCGGCTATCCCCTTTGCGCGGTAAATCGCCAGAAATCGAATCTACCCCCGGAAGGGGTAGGCGAACGATGTTGGCGCGGGCGTGCGCTGTGCTACCATGCAATCCACGGAAACAAGCAGCTCGGGGAGGGGCGATGGAGACCGTGCCAAACGAACAGGAAAGCCGCAGCCGGGATGTTCCGCCCAGCTGCGGCTTGACGGGATGGCAGGAGCGTCACGGCATGCTGCGCTCGTTTCGCCGCGAGATGCGTGTGCATCCACGGTTGTCGGTGGGTTTCGGCCTGTTTTGGACGTGGGTGTGGCTGGTGTTCCAGACGACGTTCTTCAATCCCCCGTTCCTTGCGGCGCTCGACTTCCCGCTGCCCGGATGGATCGTGCCGTTGTCGGCGTACGCCTGCACGTTCCTGGTGTTGGGACTGGCTTTCAAATGGAAGCGTGCCGTGCCGCAGGGGAGGTGGTACTGCATCGCCGTGCCTGCTTCCATGTCGGCGGGTGTGGCCACATGCGGCGTGCTCTCGTTCTCCCCGCTCACCGTGGCGCCGGTGAACGAAGCGGTCGTGTGCCTGGGAGGCTTGCTCATGGGGGCTGGCACGGCATGCTTGCACGTTGAATGGGGTCGTGCGTTCGGCGATTTGGGCCCGCGCATCACCATCTTGCACGGCGTGGTGGGAACGCTCGTCGCCGCCCTGATCACGGTTGTCATCACGCTGTTGCCGGCGTATGCGGTATGGGTCGTCGCGCTTC encodes:
- a CDS encoding FAD-dependent oxidoreductase encodes the protein MNQPDKNTSNRLSRRSFLTGAAATAGLAAFAGLAGCAPQTAASDSATAATASGASASGSAPAGVMQTTDPAQAVWPVVEEVEVGAAGEGKIAFVAEPIAANDIVATHDVDVVVCGLGPAGDAAALACAEQGLKTVAVEKQTTGNYNSATIGGTNSKLHEHWGMTYDTDAWISDAMVDCAFQGDMELYRHWLEKNGEAVDWYISHFDNQNPDDYPLTFAAGDFPDFRDEWDKTSLSRSWNTSLNLPYPPGELAGILAGILEQAGVEIRYSCPACQLVTDDSGKVTGVIVQSDQGFEQYNCAKGVVLATGGYEFNQQMLKERCRPRGVPGSWLTGAFGNTGDGHQMGLAVGAAEDEFPHAIMLDPEQLMPYLRVNKLGKRFTPEYEPYGHLALAIQAQPGTYDFYVVDSAIGEKIDKIWTPSSSCYGPKEVWTAAAMSEKALKADTLEELAKLMEVPEDQFTATIERWNEMAAAGKDEDFNFPGEMMMTIDTPPYYATKEFADGLCTAGGLLVDTECRVLTKDRQPIDGLFAIGLTSGGMFFNTYPHNLNCLSHTRNCLMGYTVGQVLGGKA
- a CDS encoding helix-turn-helix transcriptional regulator is translated as MMRANNVRVVLGSALLWAWGFLCFLSPALFPERGGLDASIGLEYGFFASQASVLVCALVVVLASRWRRFIVKRGAFFVAALLAALTTLVLAWAVRAGALAVIVACGAIDGGAVMLLGVAWGARYSLGSRRMRSLVVLSFLVAYLLYLVVAQIPGSASIALVCVLPLASWALWRSDAAMRHELSSEVFPSRAMGDEAETPGELMAGSWEARVLPWRAVSVLIAAAFIGNLMASVLMGRSYAGVDSLFFGGIVVCASIATMVLVPLTARRTSFSVDGVYRITVTFTAVGLVAIMVFGTAAVPVGGALVQGSAFFLQVLVFLVITQSTQELGLSPLLSFSVGQGLISGVVFAGNVVGKQVYALFGSGDFVMDVMCGLGLLALFFMLVRRAGEAESAGERSSADSPAPVEPSGDPGEPVAADPESVVLERAARFAQSHGLTKREAEVLGYLARGRTLPYIADALFVTTGTVKTHTTHIYRKLDVNSRQELLDQLDAFG
- a CDS encoding type II toxin-antitoxin system RelB/DinJ family antitoxin: MESVMTVRLNGDMKDRATAIMRREGYTPSSAVRRLFEYTVKHDGLPFEKSEKPDKDELRRRIEAFDRVHTKRPLTITDEELRDARLKDRYGLDA
- a CDS encoding type II toxin-antitoxin system VapC family toxin, which codes for MDLMLDTSIILDHIGRREPFYELSRRACLLGVVQEASTYISVNMLTDIYYLLRKDYGSDAAQEMIEQNLSFLQVVGVSPEDAKRALGSRWADFEDCLVAQCAAKIKADYIVTRNVKDFKASPVEAITPEELFARLRVQGFDYEEIDW
- a CDS encoding FAD-dependent oxidoreductase yields the protein MITKGTAFDRRSFLKGAMLAGAGTAAFGLAGCAANGGGSSDAASNASAGSGNAGQLSAEAINKGTWSFEIAPEPVADSEITQTYEADIIVVGAGVSGLACAASATEEGADVILFAASSQPVARGGSNHGIGTKFHERLGITDYTKDTIDGFIRQELARNGYRVDQKKWYKWINNSASTMNWLIDLMEAKGYTTTMEIGYTDTEGVFTAHPGSHNWVEQTDGKESGAATGENLVIAMYEEKIKEQGGQIHYSAIGQYLIREDDNTGRVSAIVAKDPDGNFVKYVGKKAIVLATGDFSANQDMMAKYCSWVAPLLQYNEVDYDAMFQFGGLGPGDGQKMGLWVGAAWQQTLPNAPMIDAVGPMPYRQSIADFSGLLLNKKGERYSNEDVIFSYGTYAMMMQPDMTRYGIWDTAYANWFDTWETFGTTIVENEGKNATTPEEYLASWDSNVEKGTFVKGDTIEEVIAQLDGLDPENAKKSVDRYNELCEAKYDDDFHKSATLLAPIKEGPFYGCKLEMSPANFLCVTGGLRTNENMQVCDEQNEPIEGLYNLGIMVGDSYANCYNFAICGHNLGMNCNTFAYMLGKDLAEA
- a CDS encoding LuxR family transcriptional regulator yields the protein MLRKISRAFDAYSVGFAIYLVLSSTSAWGLLHIASMTSLSFSGMSGGETARSIGYIGILLAFGLGCLYFPSQCKRDTTYHSTVCLVLGYAGLFATVFVQNAALQNLSAFLVGAGSSLSFVMWQRLFAEQDADDAARRIIAGSALSAVFYLIVTCVASYWLYAIVVFCVVALNALFLRRCRGDVFRRVSSGIVVGQSGGTTLTNIVSSTWRYMLCIAAIGYVGGVSRMFAQQSGGDSAVLNVTLALGMLVAAGGLALVWDKVRGRLSFPAVYTAVFLAVMTGFLFLPFFDAGYRMLFAGVANAAFSLVSIFMMITCIKIAHLRQVDPIAVFGVFSSIVYGGVLIGRAVGDALGQTYDVSQILVIALMSTYMLSFAGVVVNMRRKGKVDRAFDPIGGTADSEPEGNASSDEDGTAVRASDDRPAPRPLVRNVIVAQDMVPVYSRLLKKTYGLSNRETDVLELIMRGRDVARMSETLFVSENTVRSHCKNLYRKLDVHNRQQVFDLVEEFRKREEYDGD